The genomic window tcacaattaattcttagtgtATTGTTTAAGATTTTAAAAGGGCACTTGTAaggtaacttttaattattaattacggtaccgtacttattattttcttcattttgaaacgAGTGGTCACAGCCAAATATCAAAATAGTACGTACATTTTGGCCCAATGCAGATTTAATTACTTTGcaatggttgattttatacattgaccAATACATTGATGATGCAgggtgttctttgtttattcagcATCGATATCATATGTGATATATAattaaagtaagaaagtagcaaactataaaaatgtcaaaacagagaaaatgtcaaataaaaatcaaataattaaatatggtACTTTGAATGCGGGtggaaacagtaaactcaaatCAACTGTGAAGGGCCCAACACGATTCTCAGTGTTTTATTCTGCTGAAAACCCCATGATAATGAGACAAGTTTTTAGTTCCAGAGCAGATATATGGTCATTTTATGTTGCTCactgctcagaacaataaaataccgcacaaaggaagttgaattaattaattattggctcaaaatcaatattccctacaTCGGACTCCTTTAGCTTTAGTTTCACATCACAATTCAAAATGTACCTTACTTTGTACAATGTACAAGTCATAAATGGCCACTGGCACTACTGGCAAAAACAACCTTTTTTATATGATCAACACCCTAaccatttaaaggggcatttcgtgatccacagcctcatccccccacttttctcaaaaaaagttcagatttttatatcactggaaacctctggctacataatgtttatgtacaaaatatttcttgcagattaattcgttttgcaaagatatcgtgaaatttgaatttcgttctggtgcaccagaacgaaaatacaacgtattgtctatggagcagtgtaatacacataatcatgcataactcgcaagttacgcaaaatcggaatcagctgaaattttgggaataggcttttttcgtggatatgtactgaaaaatgtcataaaaagaggatgctaggatcacgaaacactcctttaatactgaccaaggtcttagccagccatgcgtccaccagtctttaagacgggctaatctatttttagacgggtggatttaatggattttacagatgtgatagctctaaaataGATGACTTTAAGGTACCGGggtatatgaacttgagactaattcagagtgccatgtaaaggccaaatcaggacatatttgactccagtgacccttccatgggtatacacaagttgttttatatttgagggtcaaattttggtatctgcttggacgggtagtttctgatttctggctaagactctgataCTGACCTATTGACAATGTTCAGCAAGATGTTAGGACCTTCATTCACTAAGTTGTGAAATGATACTAGTCTTGTCTTAGTCTAGACACTTACCAAAAAACATAGTTGAGGCCAGTTGTGAATGAAGTACCTATAGGTATAGATTGAATATGGCTCTGACAAATCCTTCGTTATTAGCCTCATGATATCAGGCATTTGCAGTTCAGATTCATAGGGAACCAAATCAATATTAAGTTCACTGCCTTCAATACGGATTACATCAAGGTCTTCATCATTTGGCGGTACAGGTGGTATTGGGTATGAATCATTGCGATAACCTAGAACAAAGTCAGACAGTGAAGATGGCAATTCTTCTAATGATGGATCTTCATTTTCTAGAAGCTGAACTGAAGATGGACCTACTGCACCAAATTCTTCAAGCatttcatcgtcatcatcatctctGATCAGTGCACCAGATAAATCTGCTGCTTCGTGATCAATGTCCTGTTGAAGGGCTGACCCTCTTGATACAAATTCATTTTGTATGTCAATATTCTCTACAAGTTTTGTGAGTTCAGAAATGGGTTCATTAGTTTCAGAGTTGTTTTTAGAAGTCAAAGGAGCATCTAGTCTTTGGTGCACTGATTTATGTTTATTACTATTACATTTGCTATCTATAGTTTGATTATTTTTGTCAAGTGAACTTTGACTTGATGAAGTTGTTTCTAGCGTTGCTTGATCATGAGGGATTGCTGTACCAGAACCATCCAGACTGTTGACATCATGATGATCATTGCAATTGCAACCATTGTGAAGAACTGGTTCCTTTTGTAAACTTGCCTTCAAAACACTTGGATCTTTTGGCCTACAGTCTTGTGTGTGATGTTTATGGGTACGAGACTTTGATTTGGTTTTACTTTTCGGCGCTGCCGTGTGTTCTTTGTGCTCCAAATTAATCTCTGTACCTACTCCGATTGAATGTTCGTGAGGGATATCGACAACAGCACCACTCGCCACCGACATATTTGATCGTAATTCTCCACAATTCTGACCTCTCTTGCGATTTTTCTTCTTCCGCATTGACACTTCAGTTTACAATCAATACGTTAGGCAGGAACTTGACAAACCATGTACTCTTTACAGTGGATAAATTAACTAAAAACAGGCTTGATGAAGACACAGGATTACTTCATTTCCAATCATAATTGTGATTGTCGAAGGCTCATTGCACCTTACCCATAATGCTCAGCGTCGTTTTAGCATGGGCAAATCGATTATAAATCCCAATTATTGCACATGTAGCCCGACATTAGGCCTACAACAGAAAAAAAGagcacaagaaagaaaaaaaaagagcacAAGACAGGCAATAAAGCCAGAAGAAACCAAGCAGAAAAGAAAAGAGCAGAAAAGagcagagaaaagaaaagaaaaaaaaaaaaaaaaaaaaaaaaaaaaaaagaaaagaaaaaaaaaaaaaaaaaaaagaaaagaaaaaaaaagaaaagaaaagaaaagaaaagaaaagaaaagaaaagaaaagaaaagaaaagaaaagaaaagaaaagaaaagagaaaagagaagaaaagaaaagaaaagaaaagaaaagaaaagagagaaaagaaaagaaaagagagaaaagaaaagagcagaaaagagcagaaaagaaaagaaaagaaaagaaaagaaaaaaaaaaaagaaaagaaaagaaaagaagaaaagagcagaaaagagcagaaaagaaaagaaaagagcagaaaagaaaagaaaagaaaagagcagAAAAGAGCAGAAATGAGCAGAAAAGAAAAgagcagaaaagaaaagaaaagaaaagaaaagaaaagaaaagaaaagaaaaccaaaagaaaagaaaagagaagagaagagaagagaagagaagagaagagaagagaagagaagagaagagaagagaagagaagagaagagaagagaagagaagagaaaagaaaagagccGAAAAgagcagaaaagaaaagaaaggaaaaaaaaaaaaaaaaagaaaagcaagaaaagagcagaaaagaaaagaaaagagcagaaaagaaaagagcagaaaagagcagaaaagaaaagaaaagaaaagagcagaaaagaaaagaaaagaaaagagcagaaaagagaagaaaagaaaagaaaagaaaagaaaagagcagaaaagaaaagaaaagagcagaaaagaaaagagcagaaaagaaaagaaaagaaaagaaaagaaaagaaaagaagaaaagaaaagagcagaaaagagcagaaaagagaagaaaagaaaagaaaagaaaagaaaagaaaagaaaagaagaaaagaaaagaaaagaaaagaaaagagcagaaaagaaaagaaaagaaaagaaaagaaaagaaaagaaaagaaaagagcagAAATGAGCAGAAGAAAGAGCAGAGAAGagcagagaagagaagagaagaaaagaagagaagagaagagaagagaagagaagagaagagaagagaagagaagagataggaaagaaaagaaaagagcagaaaagaaaagaaaagaaaagagcagAAAAGAGAAGAAATGAGCAGAAAAGAAAAgagcagaaaagaaaagaaaagaaaagaaaagaaaagaaaagaaaagaaaaccaaaagaaaagaaaagaaaaagagaagagaagagaagagaagagaagagaagagaagagaaaagaaaagagccGAAAAgagcagaaaagaaaagaaaggaaaagaaaagaaaaaaaagaaaagaaaagaaaagaaaagagcagaaaagaaaagaaaagagcagaaaagaaaagagcagaaaagagcagaaaagaaaagaaaagaaaagaaaagaaaagagcagaaaagaaaagaaaagaaaagagcagaaaagagaagaaaagaaaagaaaagaaaagaaaagaaaagagcaaagaaaagaaaagagcagaaaagaaaagagcagaaaagagcagaaaagaaaagaaaagaaaagaaaagaaaagaaaagaaaagaaaagaaaagagcagaaaagagcagaaaagagaagaaaagaaaagaaaagaaaagaaaagaaaagaaaagaaaagaaaagaaaagaaaagaaagaaaagaaaagaaaagaaaagaaaagaaaagaaaagaaaagaaaagaaaagagcagAAAAGAAAAGAGCAGagcagaaaagaaaagaacagaaaagaaaagaaaagaaaagaaaagagcagAAAAGAGCAGAAATGAGCAGAGCAGAAAAGAGCAGAGAAGagcagagaagagaagagaagagaagagaagagaagagaagagaagagaagagaagagaagagaagagaagagaagagaagagaagagaagagaagagaagagaagagaagagaagagaagagaagagaagagaagagaagagaagagaagagaagagaagagaagagaagagaagagaagagaagagaagagaagagaagagaagagaagagaagagaagagaagagaagagaagagaagagaagagaagagaagagaagagaagagaagagaagaaaagagaagagaagagaagagaagagaagagaagagaagagatagGAAAACCGAAAACGAACGAAGGTTAGTACGGTACCtggattaatattaaaatatattccTAATTCTTAAGGGGTGATCACCGTCAagttattttgacattttcatacgcgttttattaaaaaataccctgctgtctactgaagacagcagacatatatggtcgaatccatccaaaagtgtccacgggcccaaaataaaagtccgaaataaaaatgtctccacaatttgttccttttgcccattgattgatgacatattggccttataggaaccaaaagtgccattactaatcttgaaaaagaaatccaggacgtgtgatagtaaatgtgatatcaaaacccaatgttacctacgaataccactaggatgctttcactatcgcaatactaatcaacctaaaacaaatggaatattcccattaacgctttttttcgtgtaatgtagaccacagggtgtcaggaaaatgctagctcaaccagaaattttttttatttatttctataacgcgatcaatatgatcttagtcaatttatgctagtttatttttgaaaatgaagtttaggtcagtttctgtattttatttatcaaatgagtatgaatcaatttacacattgtataagaacgagtagaatatatgttttcaagaatattaggaattatacgcatacacctaacgctttatacaatgaaaaggtgaagaaacccgggtattcgtaggtaacatgagcgatttaacaatatctatattgagtttagaggtttgaattttgctattatggtaatgaattaataaaatggtagttttagatctctttcagatggtacgtccaaatgaataaatgctattaccttagatcgaaaattttttgatgcttttagcaagattttgaccacttcattttgatatacaagtagttaatcagcaatttgacataataaataattgttgaatgaatccgtatatgggtaataatagtgtcctggggtaccgcttaaagtttttgacaattaatttccattggtagggacacattacacatgtcatgtattatgctgtattcgtaagtaacatttcagtatttgtaggtaagaatttttggtggatatcgcaatcaaaacttcattttataaagcactttgaatgtattattttctttatgtgcgtttattgatactttagaccctatcatgtattaataatgtcggttcacagcggttgaaagaggattgaagtaagaaacaaaggcactaaagtgactttaatttgcttaattgcacacaaatcgcttaaaactgttattgcagacttgtgaagtctatcttggagtcagttacgtcttgtggcctttcgtttgagggcaactacaattagctttataccagggtccatcactgtgttgtctagatcatgagacaatgagaacagtcgtttttttccatggtattcgtaggtaaccttagcgaaaacgtcaaaagttaccttcgaataaatcaatttggacacaaattactcagaaaccagaaggtcggtaaacatttaaaatgaagcacacatgacagttgacaaatccaagtatttatcccttctaatcttctttgaatctgatttttctttcaaatgagcagaccgtcgtctatttcagtacatatttttcaacaattaagccgtattcacttttgcatggtgggcatgtatgtgaattcgcaactttcattgacatatgatttgatagcaaacatacaggccttcgttatgtaccaatatgggcattggcatgaatggcggtgtttcacaatactgtcatgatgtcaaattgtattcgtaggtaacattcggttaccgaaatttacctacgaatacttgcttttattgttgacatctcagaaatatttaaacgcagctaggctattgaaacttggtagaaataaagagtgtattaccctgcacctattgcttaaccattgtttactattctctcagtttgtggaaatgacacagcttttaacatgtattcggagtaatgcatatttttaccaaacctacctttgtgccatttagaatttctggcagctaaacacaataataaagatgtccgaatgcaatgcatttcagtattggacatatcaaagcttgtatcaattgcgcatttattagtgatttccattttttctaGATATATCTAgagctatgaaaaattgtattcgtagttaatgtaaaaaaataccactcaaaaaattatcacaaaaaattcataattatgtacaaatatgtgaaaaattgaacaggcaaccTTTGAAtgcacacctttcaggaaatcaatttagattcaatccaatgacttcttttcataactgatttagatgtttttaaaaatactttaagaaatattttgaaaaaatgggtaaaaatagcatgttttggggtctctgtgtctaagtttttcacagaaggggggcttattatatatggcgcgaagcgtatgatcaaggcgaataaacacaatacaaaaacgaatgccaattgattaatacttttaagttatggccctgaacatgccgtgtacacttttcgttggattcgaccatataagcAAAAATCTCTTCATAGATCGAAACCGTTCAAACGCAGGGCCGTCCCTAGACTAATTTCCCGGGGGGTCGAGAATTTTGTTTTTTCTGGTATaacaacatgattgccacccctAGCTCTTCGGATAGAAGACATCCCTGCCCCACactgtaacccaagttttttcCAATCCCCAGAATTCCATTACCGGTAAAAACGCAcaaaatgttcataaaatgtgatattttaatgctaaaatttaTGAACCtgagtcaccgagccagggggaaaaaaattccaaatcgtcccactgatctgccaCTAAACGAACATTACCgtgacaaatgcgcgcgaagcgcgcgaaaaaattgcaattttgatgcTAAAATGGACATAATTGAGGACAATTGTGTCCTAAACTCGTGCCACAGGAAGATGcatacaacttttggttaatttagtcccggcATTCTGATCCAGCTATAGCTCTAGAGTTTTTATACTTAGGTTCCCGGGCTTAGGTTATTCCAGGCATCAGAGGAATTTCCCTAGCACTcatttatgatttacataatacTGGAAGGATGGAGTTATAACTTTCATTTTTCGCGATCgtgtttgagatgaaaaaaaaaaaggaatttccaatgaGGCTCCGCTGATTTAGGCctactcacagaatgggtttttcgatataaatgcgcgcgaagcgcgcggcaatttgacatttcaatactaaatgttcaaaaatgggcttcaatttgggtctaaaatagaccaaaaggaagatgcaaatcgtaaattttgtcacaacatttcagtcgactgagcaggggaggggactg from Amphiura filiformis chromosome 5, Afil_fr2py, whole genome shotgun sequence includes these protein-coding regions:
- the LOC140152633 gene encoding uncharacterized protein: MRKKKNRKRGQNCGELRSNMSVASGAVVDIPHEHSIGVGTEINLEHKEHTAAPKSKTKSKSRTHKHHTQDCRPKDPSVLKASLQKEPVLHNGCNCNDHHDVNSLDGSGTAIPHDQATLETTSSSQSSLDKNNQTIDSKCNSNKHKSVHQRLDAPLTSKNNSETNEPISELTKLVENIDIQNEFVSRGSALQQDIDHEAADLSGALIRDDDDDEMLEEFGAVGPSSVQLLENEDPSLEELPSSLSDFVLGYRNDSYPIPPVPPNDEDLDVIRIEGSELNIDLVPYESELQMPDIMRLITKDLSEPYSIYTYRYFIHNWPQLCFLAMHGSTCVGAIVCKLDVHKKMVRRGYIAMLAVDEKHRKCKIGSSLVRKAIRAMVRGDCDEVVLETEITNKPALRLYENLGFVRDKRIFRYYLNGVDALRLKLWLR